The stretch of DNA GAGCACAGAACCGGGTGCCGCCCAGGACGGGCACATGAAGTTCACCGGCGAATACAGCATGCCCACAGGGAAGTTCGAATTCATCGACGAGTTCACGAAAATCAGCGACGATCATTTCCGGGACACCATATCCGCCAAGAAGGGTGACCAGTTCGTTCCCGCGGGCTCAGTGGAGTGCTACCGCCGCTGAGGCGCGTGGACGACGGCCCCGCGGGCCGTGAGCCGCGACCAGGGTGGCCGGCCGGGTGGATCCCGGGCGGCCACCCTCGACGCGTGGACCGGCGGACGGCTCAGTAGTTCCCGAGACCGCCGCAGACGTTGAGCGCCTGCGCGGTGATGGACGCCGCGACCTCCCCCGTCAGGTAGCCGACGAGGCCCGCGACCTCCTGCGGGGTGGTGTAACGGCCGAGCGGTATACGGGTGTTGAAGCGCTCAAGCACCTCATCGGCGCTGATGCCCCACTGCTCGGCGTACCCGTCGCGGACATGCACGGCCATGGGCGTCTCGACGAAACCGGGGCACACGGCGTTGACCGTGATCCCGGATGTGGCCAGTTCCAGGCCGAGTGCCTTGGTGAAGCCCACCACTCCGTGTTTGGAGGCCGAATAGGGAGCGGCGAGAACGACGCCCTGCTTACCGCCGGTGGAGGCGATGTTGATGACGCGGCCGTGGCCCCGCTCCAGCATGCCGCCGACGGTGAGGACCTCGCGCGTGACCCGGAAGACGCTGTTGAGGTTGGTCTCGATGACGTCGTCCCACAGCTCGTCAGCTATTTCGGCGGTCTTCCCGCCGCCGCCGCGTCCCGCGTTGTTCACCAGCACATGGAGCGGACCGAAACGGTCCCGGGCGGCACGCACCAGACGACGGACGTCCTGGCCCAGCCGGACGTCGGCCGGAACACCGTCGACGTCCAAACCGCGCCCTCGCAGCTTGTCGGTCACCGATGCGACGGCGTCGCCGTCACGTCCGCAGAAGAACACCGAATGGCCCTGCTCCGCCAGCAGTTCGACCACCGCGAGTCCGATACCGCTGCTCCCCCCGGTCACGAGTGCCGCGCGCTTGTGCTCGGTTTCGGTCACAGTCATGAGCCGTCCACTCCTTGAGATCCGTAGTGTTCACCACGGGCTCAGGTCTATGCCGTGCCGCTGGCGGGCTGATGGAATTCTCGTCCAGTGGCCCTGCCGGTCGGCCCGGTGGCGGACGGCTTCACCACCGTGGTCGTCAGGCGGGGTGGAGTGGCCCGCCCCGCCGTTCAGCCCTCCTGGTGCTCCACCGTCACTGGCCCGAAGGTGATCCTGGACGTGGCCCCGTCCGCCCACCGGACCTCCACCGTGTCCGCCCCGGCCGCCACCTCCGCGACCGCCTGGGCCAACGGCTGCGGATCCAGCTCCGCCGTCAGTGTGGCCAGGGCCGCGTGGACGGAGGTCCCGTCGGTGGTGGCTGTCAGACGTGGTATCAGGGCCCAACGCGTCCAGGCGGTGCCCTGGGGCGCGCGCACCTCGTCGCTATCGCCCCAGCCGTGCAGCGGGTGCAGCTCCGAGGTCAGGGCCTCGTCCGGCCCTGTCGCCCACCCTGTCTGGCGTACGACGGTTCCGTGCGGGGCTCCGCTCACGCGGTGGGCGCGGAGTTCGTGGCGGCCCCGTGCCAGGGTGACGCTCTCCACCCGCAGCCCCGGCCAGGCGGCCGGGCCCGTGGCGAAGACCGGTGTGTGCCAGGAGGCGGCCCACCCCCAGCCGTCGCCCGAGCCCGCGCCCAGCGGGTGGACGCGGCGCCTGACGCTGGCCGCGCCGGCGATCTCCACGGCGAAGTGGTTGTCCGCCGCGTTCTCGCGGGAGGTCGGTCCTGTGCGGGTCGAGTAGGCGTGCCTGCCGTACAGAGGGTCGTCGCCCGCCGCGTCCTCCGCCTCGTGGGGGCGGACCTTGTGGCTGCCGTGGTTGTGGAGGCGTACGATCCCGTCGGCCCGGGTGGACTGGACGAGCAGACCTGGTGCGGGCAGGGCGAGGGTGCGGTCGGGGCCCTCGCTCGGTGCGGGCTCCTCCACCGCGCTCCACAGGGGGTGTTCCTCGGGGGCGAGCAGCGCCACGAAGGCCTTGGACGCCCAGTACGGCGAGGCGGGCCCCGAGTAGGGCTGGAGGGTCGCGGTGTGCGGGCCGTGCCAGCCGAGACTCAGCAGGCCGTCGTCGCCGGTCGAACCGTGTTCGAGGAAGTAGCGCAGGGAGCCGTTGAGGATGCGCCGGGACGCCCCGGGAGGGAGCGGGGTGTGGCCGGTGACCGCGCCCGCTCCTACGGCGGCGGTCGCGGCGAAGCGGTACGTGAGGGAGCGGCCGAAGTGGACGGGGGCGCCGTCGGCGCCGAACATCAGCGAGAAGCCTTCGAGGTGCTCCCGCAGCCGCGCGCCGTGCGGCGCGGAGAGTTCGGGGTCGTCCGCCAGGTGGGCGTGGAGGACGGGGTAGAGGTGCAGGGCCCAGCTGTTGTAGTGGTCGAAGGCGCGGCCGTCGCCGTCCGTGTACCAGCCGTCGCCCCGGTACCAGACTTCGAGCAGTTCCAGGGCGCGCGACCGGGCGCGTGCCGTCTCCGGGTCGCCCCGTCCCACCGATTCCAGGAAGGTGGCGACCGTGAAGGGGAACAGGTACCAGTTGTTGGGGGCGGGGTTGTGGCGCAGCGCGCCCCGCAGCCACTGTTCGGCCCGGTCCTGTACGGCCGGGTCGAGACGGTCCCAGAGCCAGGGCCTGGTCAGCCGCAGGCCGAGCGCCACGGAGGCGGATTCGACCATCGGCTGTCCGAAGATGTGGTGGTCGAGGATGAGCGGCCAGGATTCGGCGTCGGCGCGTCCCGGTGTACGGGTGCCCGCGTCGAGGCCGCTCGCGTACTTCTCCAGCCAGCCGTGCGGGTCGGCGCCGCCCGCGCCCGCGACCCTGAAGGCAGCGGCGAGGAACGTCCGCGCGTACCCCTCAAGACCGTCGGAGCGCACCCCGGACTTGGAGGGCGGCCCTGGCAGGTCGAGGAGTGCGCCGCCCGGTGTCGCCCACTTCCAGGCCGAGGTGAGCAGTCCGTCGGCGGCGGCCTCCCAGTGGGGGCGGCCGTAGCCGGTGTACGGGCTGAGCTTCCTGTCCTCCGGGGGCAGGGCTGCGAGGAGGCCGCCCGACGGCGGTCCTGTGCGGCCATCCACGTGGTTCCCCACGTGGTCACGGCCGTGGTCACTGCTGTGTTCGCTCATGCGAGGTATGCCAGCCTTTCCTGTCGTACCGCGTGGGCGAATCCCTCGCCCGCGGCCCAGCGGGTGACCTCGGAGACGGTGAGGTCGGCGAGGCGGCCCCATTCGTTGCCCTGCGAGCCCGCCAGGTGCGGGGTGATGAGGGCGTTCTCGCACTCCCACAGGGGGTCGGAGGCGGGGGGCTCCTCGGGCTCCGTGACATCGAGGACGGCCCTGATGCGGTGCTCGCGCAAGGCGACCGTCAGCGCCTCCTGGTCGATGACCGCGCCGCGCGAGGTGTTGATGAGCGTCGCGTCCTGCCGCATGGCGGCGAGGAGTTCGGCGTCGACGAGGCCGCGGGTCGCGGGCAGCAGCGGCGTGTGGACGCTCAACACGTCGCTGCGCGCGAAGAGTTCCGCGAGCCCCACGGGGCGGACGCCGAGCTGCGCCGCCTCCTCGTCGCTCACGTACGGGTCGTGGAGGAGCACCGTGAGGTCGTAGGGGCGCAGCAGTTCGATGACCCGTCTGCCGATGAGTGAGGCGGAGAGGATGCCGACGGTCCTGTGGTAGTTCCCCACGGTGCGGGGGGTCCGCAGCCAGTTGCCGCGGCTGCGCTCCGCCCGGTATTCGGCCGCGCGTTCCAGGACGCGTTTGCCTGCGAGGAGCACCATGGCCACCGTGTACTCGGCGACGGGGAGGGCGTTGGCGGCGGCGGCCGACGTCACCTCGATCCCGCGTTCCCAGCAGGCGTCGGTGACGTGGCCGCGCACGGAGCCCGCGGTGTGGGCGACGGCCCGCAGGCGGGGCGCCGCCGCGAGTACCTGCGCGTCGAGCGGCGGGCAGCCCCAGCCGGTGATGAGCAGGTCGACGTCGGCGAGGACGGCGCGCGCCCGGTCTGTGGTGAAGTCGTCGAGCGCGGGTCCTGGCACGAGGTCGCAGACGTTGCCGAGCGCGGCGATGGCGGCCTCGTCGAGAACGGCCTCCTTGGCGTGCTGCTTCATGGCGAGGGCCGCTCGCGGCCTGGCGGGCGGGGGCGAGGAGTGCGCGGTGGACGGGGCGGAAGGCGGTGCGGTGGGCATCTCTCTCCTGGTGCGGGTGGGGGCGGGACGGGCCCGGGGGCCGCTACTTGACGGCGCCCGCCGTGAGCCCCGACTTCCAGAACCGCTGGAGCAGGGCGAAGGCGAGGATCAAGGGGATGATCGCAAGCAGCGAACCCATGATGACCACGGGGTAGTACTCGGGCGTCACCGTGGCCGAGCTGTTCCACGTGTACAGGCCGAGGCTCACGGGATAGAGGTTCTGGTCGGAGAGCATCACCATGGGGAGGAAGAAGTTGTTCCAGATCGCCGTCAGTTGGAAGAGGAAGACGGTGACCATGCCGGGTCCGAGCATCCGCAGCGAGACACGGAAGTACGTCGTCAGCTCGCCGGCGCCGTCGACGCGGGCCGCCTCCAGCACCTCGTCGGGTACGTATCCCTGACTGAAGATGCGGCCGAGGTAGACGCCGAAGGGGTTGAAAAGGACGGGGATGAAGACGGACCAGAACGTGTTGACGACCCCGGTGGCCGACGCCATCAGGTACAGCGGCAGCGCGAGGACGGTCTGCGGCACCATGACGGCGGCGAGGACCAGACCGAACAGCTTCTCCTTGTGGCGGAAGCGGTACTTGTCGAAGGAGTAGCCGCAGGCGATGGAGACGGCGGAGCCGATCGCGGCGCCCAGCACGGCGTAGAGCAGGCTGTTGCCGTACCAGCGGCTGTAGACACCGCCGTCCATCGAGAACAGGTCGCTGAGGTTCTGGAAGAACGAGAAGTGGCTGAGGGACAGTATGTCGCTGCTGAAGAGGGCGTCGCGGTCCTTGGTGGCCGCGAGCAGCAGCCACAGTACGGGCAGCAGCGTGTAGAGGACCGAGACGCCGACGACGACGTTGACGGTGGCGCGGCCCGCGAAGCGGGGGCGGAGGGCGGCGGTGGTGGTGCTCATCGGGTGGCCTCCTCGGCTTCCGCGCGGTTGGTCCAGCGGGTGACGCCGTAGGAGAGCGCGATGGTGACGACGAGCAGGACGACGGAAGCGGCGGCGGCGAGCCCGTAGTTGTTGCGTGCGAAGGCCGCGTCGTAGATGTACATGCTCGGGGAGAAGCGGTGGCTGATCATCGGGGTGGCCTGGCTCAGCAGCATCGGTTCGGTGAAGAGCTGGAGTGCGCCGATGAGGGTGAACATGGAGACCATCACGATGGACGACCGCACCAGCGGTGCCTTGATCTGGAGGGCGGTCCGCACGGGGCCCGCGCCGTCCACGACGGATGCCTCGATGACCTCGCGGGGCACCGCCTGGAGCGCCGCGTAGAACACCACCATGTTGTAGCCGAGGTTGCTCCAGACGGCGATGTTGACGATCGAAGGGACGACGGTGTGGATGCCGAGGAAGTCGATGGTGATGTCGGCCTTGCCGAAGAGTTCGATCACCGGGCTGAGGCCGGGGGTGTAGAGGTACAGCCAGATGATGGCGGCGATGATGCCGGGGACCGCGTGCGGCAGGAAGAGGGTGAGCTGGGCCCAGGAACGCAGCCGGGCCACACCGGAGTCGAGCAGCAGGGCGAGGGCCAGTGAGGCGATGACGAGGATCGGCAGGTAGATCACGACGTACAGGGCGACGGTGCCGAGCCCGCCGAGGAAGGTGGGGTCGGTCAGCACGGCCGTGTAGCTGCGGAACCCGGCGAAGACGCTCCGCTCGGGGCCGAAGCCGAGCCCCGGCTGGTCGTCGCTGAAGAAGCTGAGCCAGACGGCTGTTCCCACGGGGATCAGGAAGACCACCACGAGCAGGGCGAAGAAGGGCGTCATCAGGACGCCCGCGGCGCCGAGTTCGCGGCGGCGCGCGGTCTTGCGCGTGCCGGGCCGCGGCGGGGCTGGGGTGCCCGTGCCGCTGCTCGCGGCGGGCGGCGAAGCTGTCGTCGTCATGACGGTGTCACCGGCCTCTCTGGGGGACGGGTTCGGACGGGAAGGGCGCGGGCCGGCGGGGCGGCGCGATCGGTGGGCCGCCGGGTGGGGACCGCCGGGTTCGGGCGACGACCGGACGGCTGCCGGGTACCGGAGACGGTCGGCCGTCGGGTAGGGGCGACGGCCGGTCGCCGGGTACGGGCGGGGTGGCTTGCCCGTACCGGTGAAGGCCGACCGCTGTGTACGGCCGACGCGGGCCCACGGGAGCGCGGGTCAGTTGCCGTGCTGCGTGGTGGAGAGACCCATCGCCCGCAGGTCGGGCATGGTGCCGCTCTGGGCGCCGCGTACCGCGTCGAGCAGCGACCCCTGGCCACCGCTGGCTCGTGCGAAGCCGTCCTGCATGACGTTGATGACGGGGGTCATGCGGGGCCCCCAGATCCAGCCGGGACGGATGTTCTCCGCCTCGGCCGCGAAGACCTTGTAGATGTCCTGCCCGCCGTAGTACGAGCGGTCGAACGCCTCGCGGGCCACGGAGTTCAGGGCGGGCGCCGCCAGATACTGGCTGCTGGTACCGCTGGAGAGCCTGGCGCGCAGGGCCTCGGGGCTGGTGACCTGCCATTCGATGAACTCCATCGCGGCTTCCGGCTGGGTACTGTCCTTCGTGATGGCGAAGGTGGAGCCACCCTGGGTGACGCCCGCGGGGTGGTCCGTGTCCCACTGGGGCAGCCCCGCGATCCGCCACTGGCCCTTCTGCGCGGGGCGGGCACCCATCTGCGCGCCCGCGTCCCAGGCTCCGTTGAGGCGGGTGAGGACGTCGCCGTTGGCGATCTGGGCATCGCCCTCCTTTGTGGCGCCCGGGTTCATGAAGAGCAGGTCCTGGTCGACGAGGCGCTGCCAGTAGGCGGCGGTCCGCCTGGTGGGCGCGTCGGCCATCGACACGTTCCAGGTATCACCCCTGATGTCGAACCACTGGGCTCCCGCCTGCCACGAGTACGCCGCGAACTGCAGCGCGCCGTCCGTCCAGAAGGCGCCGAGGCGGCGGTCGGGGACGGCGTCGCGCACCTTGCGGGCCACGTCCTCGTACTCGTCCCAGGTACGGGGCACGTCGAGGCCGTACTTGTCGAAGAGGTCCTTGCGGTAGTGCAGGACCATGGGTTCGACGTCGACGGGGATGCTGAAGACTTTCTTGTCGAACGTGGTCAGACCGAGCGCCTGCGGCAGCAGTTCGCCGCGCAGCCGGTCGCTGACGAGCGAGGTGATGTCCCTGGTGACCCCGTCGATGGCGAATCCGGGGAGCTGGGCGTACTCGATGGTCGCCACGTCCGGCGCGTTGCCGGCCCGCGCCGCGTTACTGAGCTTGGCGTACCCGCCGTTGGGCCCGGAGGGTATCTGCTGGTATTCGACCCGGATCCGGTCCTGGGCCTTGTGAAACGCGTCCACCACTTCCTGGCTCCCCCTGAGTGAGGACCAGAACGTGACGGTGGTCTTGCTCGTGCTGCGCGACCGAGTGGTTCCGCTGCCGCCCGTGCAGGCGCTGAGCGCACCTGTCAGAGGCAGCGCGGCGATCGTGGCAAGCACGGATCGACGGCTCTGTCGACCAGGCATGTGTGCCTCCCGCGGCTCCTGTTCGAGACACCGGCAGCTTGATCGACTGAACAGACGCGGTCAATAGATCGATCAGAAGAAATGAAAGCGGTCAAACGAACATTGCGACGGATGAGGTCCTGATAGCAGGACATGGAGGGAGAAAACGGCCGCACACTGCCTGGTGCGGGGCCCCGGGCACCTGCCGGTCATCCGCCGGCCGGCTGCCGATTTCCCGCTGAACGCTGCCCGTTGGCGTTGGCCGTTGGCGTTGGCCGTTGGCGGTCGACTCGGAAACCTTTCGTCAGAGGCTCTTCGTCACCGGCTCTTCGTCACCGGCTCTTCGCGGGAGCCTGGGCGGAGCCGCGCACCTTGAGTTCGGGCAGCAGCTCCACCCGTCGTACGGGTTCCGTCGCCGACTCCCCGGCGTCCTCGGCCAGGCGCCCGAGGCGGTACAGCATGAGTTCGGCCGCGGCGGCGCCGATCTGCGTCTTCGGTGGTGCCACAGCGGTGTGCCGGGTGCTGCTGAGTGCGGCGACCACATCGTCGTAGGCCACCACGGAGCAGTCCTCCGGGACCCGCAGACCGGCCTCCGCGAGCCGCTGCACCTGGATCACCGCGTCCACGTCCCCGTGCAGTACGACGCCGGTCGAGCCGCGCTCCGCCAGCAGGGCGGGGAGGTCAAGGGCCGGGTACACGGGGCCCGCGCTGAGGTCGGGTCCCGCCTCGGGCGAGCTGAGCACCACCGTCCAGTCCTCGACCTCGGTCCTGGTGACGGCGATCTCGATGAAGGCGGCACGCAGGGCCCGCGCGGTGGGGCTGTCGTCGCGCACGGCGAGGATGATCCTGCGGTGGCCGAGGGAGATCAGGTGGTCGACGGCGAGATGCATGCCGTACCAGTGGTCGGAGCAGACCGAGTCGAGCGCGTGCAGTCTGCTGCCGGGGCGCGGCCTGCGCTCCATCAGCACGGTGGGGACATCGAGTTCGGCCAGCCAGCCGTAGTCCGCCTCCTCGGACTCCAGGCTGCGCCAGTTCGGCGCGATCAGGAGCCCGCTGGCGCCACCGGCCAGTGCGGCCTCGACCATGGGGCGTTCTGCGGCGGCGCGGCGCGGAACGATGTGCAGCGCGATCCGCAGACCGGCCTCCTCCAGCACGGTGCGGGCCCCGTGCAACGTCTCGAAGAGGTACGAGTGCCGCTCAGGCACCATCAGGGCTACGGTGTGCCCGTCCTCCGGCACCGCCTCGGGTGCGGCGCGCTGGATCGGCACGACGGAGCGCACGACGCCGTGGCCGCGCACCAGTTGCCCCGCGCGTTCCAGTTCCTCGATGTCCCTGCGTACGGTGACGACCGACACCTTCAGTTCGTCGGCGAGGTCGGACACCCGCGCGCTGCCGCGCGAACGCACGACGGCGAGGATCCTCCGGCGCCTCAGTTCCACCGGTTCCCGCATAATGCTGGCCCCCTCGCACATTTCAGCCGGTCACCCGCGCGGTCCGTCCACAGAGGCTTCCCTGACGTGCATCGATGATTGCTGGTGTTCGTTTGAACGCTTTACGGGCAGCATAACG from Streptomyces tsukubensis encodes:
- a CDS encoding SDR family NAD(P)-dependent oxidoreductase, encoding MTVTETEHKRAALVTGGSSGIGLAVVELLAEQGHSVFFCGRDGDAVASVTDKLRGRGLDVDGVPADVRLGQDVRRLVRAARDRFGPLHVLVNNAGRGGGGKTAEIADELWDDVIETNLNSVFRVTREVLTVGGMLERGHGRVINIASTGGKQGVVLAAPYSASKHGVVGFTKALGLELATSGITVNAVCPGFVETPMAVHVRDGYAEQWGISADEVLERFNTRIPLGRYTTPQEVAGLVGYLTGEVAASITAQALNVCGGLGNY
- a CDS encoding DUF2264 domain-containing protein; translated protein: MSEHSSDHGRDHVGNHVDGRTGPPSGGLLAALPPEDRKLSPYTGYGRPHWEAAADGLLTSAWKWATPGGALLDLPGPPSKSGVRSDGLEGYARTFLAAAFRVAGAGGADPHGWLEKYASGLDAGTRTPGRADAESWPLILDHHIFGQPMVESASVALGLRLTRPWLWDRLDPAVQDRAEQWLRGALRHNPAPNNWYLFPFTVATFLESVGRGDPETARARSRALELLEVWYRGDGWYTDGDGRAFDHYNSWALHLYPVLHAHLADDPELSAPHGARLREHLEGFSLMFGADGAPVHFGRSLTYRFAATAAVGAGAVTGHTPLPPGASRRILNGSLRYFLEHGSTGDDGLLSLGWHGPHTATLQPYSGPASPYWASKAFVALLAPEEHPLWSAVEEPAPSEGPDRTLALPAPGLLVQSTRADGIVRLHNHGSHKVRPHEAEDAAGDDPLYGRHAYSTRTGPTSRENAADNHFAVEIAGAASVRRRVHPLGAGSGDGWGWAASWHTPVFATGPAAWPGLRVESVTLARGRHELRAHRVSGAPHGTVVRQTGWATGPDEALTSELHPLHGWGDSDEVRAPQGTAWTRWALIPRLTATTDGTSVHAALATLTAELDPQPLAQAVAEVAAGADTVEVRWADGATSRITFGPVTVEHQEG
- a CDS encoding hydroxyacid dehydrogenase, whose protein sequence is MPTAPPSAPSTAHSSPPPARPRAALAMKQHAKEAVLDEAAIAALGNVCDLVPGPALDDFTTDRARAVLADVDLLITGWGCPPLDAQVLAAAPRLRAVAHTAGSVRGHVTDACWERGIEVTSAAAANALPVAEYTVAMVLLAGKRVLERAAEYRAERSRGNWLRTPRTVGNYHRTVGILSASLIGRRVIELLRPYDLTVLLHDPYVSDEEAAQLGVRPVGLAELFARSDVLSVHTPLLPATRGLVDAELLAAMRQDATLINTSRGAVIDQEALTVALREHRIRAVLDVTEPEEPPASDPLWECENALITPHLAGSQGNEWGRLADLTVSEVTRWAAGEGFAHAVRQERLAYLA
- a CDS encoding carbohydrate ABC transporter permease, whose amino-acid sequence is MSTTTAALRPRFAGRATVNVVVGVSVLYTLLPVLWLLLAATKDRDALFSSDILSLSHFSFFQNLSDLFSMDGGVYSRWYGNSLLYAVLGAAIGSAVSIACGYSFDKYRFRHKEKLFGLVLAAVMVPQTVLALPLYLMASATGVVNTFWSVFIPVLFNPFGVYLGRIFSQGYVPDEVLEAARVDGAGELTTYFRVSLRMLGPGMVTVFLFQLTAIWNNFFLPMVMLSDQNLYPVSLGLYTWNSSATVTPEYYPVVIMGSLLAIIPLILAFALLQRFWKSGLTAGAVK
- a CDS encoding carbohydrate ABC transporter permease → MTTTASPPAASSGTGTPAPPRPGTRKTARRRELGAAGVLMTPFFALLVVVFLIPVGTAVWLSFFSDDQPGLGFGPERSVFAGFRSYTAVLTDPTFLGGLGTVALYVVIYLPILVIASLALALLLDSGVARLRSWAQLTLFLPHAVPGIIAAIIWLYLYTPGLSPVIELFGKADITIDFLGIHTVVPSIVNIAVWSNLGYNMVVFYAALQAVPREVIEASVVDGAGPVRTALQIKAPLVRSSIVMVSMFTLIGALQLFTEPMLLSQATPMISHRFSPSMYIYDAAFARNNYGLAAAASVVLLVVTIALSYGVTRWTNRAEAEEATR
- a CDS encoding ABC transporter substrate-binding protein, encoding MPGRQSRRSVLATIAALPLTGALSACTGGSGTTRSRSTSKTTVTFWSSLRGSQEVVDAFHKAQDRIRVEYQQIPSGPNGGYAKLSNAARAGNAPDVATIEYAQLPGFAIDGVTRDITSLVSDRLRGELLPQALGLTTFDKKVFSIPVDVEPMVLHYRKDLFDKYGLDVPRTWDEYEDVARKVRDAVPDRRLGAFWTDGALQFAAYSWQAGAQWFDIRGDTWNVSMADAPTRRTAAYWQRLVDQDLLFMNPGATKEGDAQIANGDVLTRLNGAWDAGAQMGARPAQKGQWRIAGLPQWDTDHPAGVTQGGSTFAITKDSTQPEAAMEFIEWQVTSPEALRARLSSGTSSQYLAAPALNSVAREAFDRSYYGGQDIYKVFAAEAENIRPGWIWGPRMTPVINVMQDGFARASGGQGSLLDAVRGAQSGTMPDLRAMGLSTTQHGN
- a CDS encoding substrate-binding domain-containing protein, which produces MREPVELRRRRILAVVRSRGSARVSDLADELKVSVVTVRRDIEELERAGQLVRGHGVVRSVVPIQRAAPEAVPEDGHTVALMVPERHSYLFETLHGARTVLEEAGLRIALHIVPRRAAAERPMVEAALAGGASGLLIAPNWRSLESEEADYGWLAELDVPTVLMERRPRPGSRLHALDSVCSDHWYGMHLAVDHLISLGHRRIILAVRDDSPTARALRAAFIEIAVTRTEVEDWTVVLSSPEAGPDLSAGPVYPALDLPALLAERGSTGVVLHGDVDAVIQVQRLAEAGLRVPEDCSVVAYDDVVAALSSTRHTAVAPPKTQIGAAAAELMLYRLGRLAEDAGESATEPVRRVELLPELKVRGSAQAPAKSR